Proteins from a genomic interval of Amycolatopsis sp. cg13:
- a CDS encoding LLM class flavin-dependent oxidoreductase has translation MPTETQPLRKLGFLTIGLFDGDDPRPGHESTLRVLELGEQLGFDSAWVRHRHLQYGISSPVAVLAAATQRTSRIELGTAVIPLGWENPLRLAEDLATVDVLSGGRLNPGVSVSPPMHYDDVRGALYPDTGDQEDFGYDRVSRLLSLVRGERASTFSGVEGIETFSDRVQPHSPGLASRLWYGGASTRSAVWTGQAGMNYLTSSVVRAEEGSTDFEKIQLSHVQAFRSHHPDGARARVSQGLVVIPTDSATAEQRAKYEDYAAKRLPRTKTPQGPGGLLFSRDYVGTSAEIASLLYQHAAFREIDEVAFALPFTFEHEDYVQILTDLATRLGPELGWKPAS, from the coding sequence GTGCCGACCGAAACGCAACCGCTGCGCAAACTGGGTTTCCTGACGATCGGCCTGTTCGACGGCGACGACCCTCGCCCGGGCCACGAATCCACGCTGCGGGTGCTCGAACTCGGCGAGCAGCTCGGGTTCGACAGCGCCTGGGTGCGCCACCGGCACCTGCAGTACGGCATCTCGTCGCCGGTCGCGGTGCTCGCCGCGGCCACCCAGCGCACCAGCCGGATCGAGCTGGGCACCGCGGTGATCCCGCTCGGCTGGGAAAACCCGCTGCGGCTGGCCGAAGACCTCGCGACCGTCGACGTGCTGTCCGGCGGACGGCTCAACCCGGGCGTCAGCGTCAGCCCGCCGATGCACTACGACGACGTCCGGGGCGCCCTGTATCCGGACACCGGCGACCAGGAAGACTTCGGCTACGACCGCGTGTCGCGGCTGTTGTCGCTGGTCCGCGGCGAGCGCGCCTCGACGTTCAGCGGGGTCGAGGGCATCGAGACGTTCTCCGACCGCGTGCAGCCGCATTCGCCCGGCCTGGCGAGCCGCCTCTGGTACGGCGGCGCGAGCACCCGGTCAGCGGTGTGGACCGGGCAAGCCGGGATGAACTACCTGACCAGCAGCGTCGTCCGCGCAGAGGAAGGCTCGACGGACTTCGAGAAGATCCAGCTCTCGCACGTCCAGGCGTTCCGATCGCACCATCCGGACGGGGCGCGGGCACGGGTTTCGCAAGGCCTGGTGGTGATTCCGACCGACAGCGCCACGGCTGAGCAGCGCGCGAAGTACGAGGATTATGCGGCAAAACGCCTGCCGCGCACGAAAACCCCGCAGGGCCCCGGCGGTTTGCTGTTCTCGCGCGACTACGTCGGCACGTCCGCTGAAATCGCCTCGCTGCTGTACCAGCACGCCGCCTTCCGGGAGATCGACGAGGTCGCCTTCGCGCTCCCGTTCACCTTCGAGCACGAAGACTACGTGCAGATTCTCACCGACTTGGCCACCCGGCTGGGCCCGGAGCTGGGCTGGAAACCGGCGTCCTGA
- a CDS encoding nitroreductase/quinone reductase family protein, producing MPDFSSTVDIARPAGDQRDALQWARAVWEDAPPPMRAFLRTGWLGLGLTTRLAPERVLGWTVASAEPDRVVLEAPSPLMTTRNIVHLDADRVYWTTEVTYDRFPARQLWALAVPIHDLVIPARLRHAAGRVRPGDLQHQLVTTFQRRLGNPVLSRLPGQTLLETTGRTSGLPRQTPIGGRRVGQEFWLVSEFGERSQYVRNIQADPNVRLRLHGRWLRGVAHLLPDDDARARLKSLPRLNSTAVQAFGTDLLTIRIDLG from the coding sequence GTGCCGGATTTCTCGTCCACAGTGGACATTGCCCGTCCTGCCGGGGACCAGCGCGACGCACTGCAGTGGGCGCGCGCGGTCTGGGAGGACGCTCCGCCGCCGATGCGGGCTTTCCTGCGCACCGGATGGCTCGGCCTGGGCCTGACCACCCGCCTGGCTCCCGAGCGGGTGCTGGGCTGGACGGTCGCTTCGGCCGAGCCGGACCGGGTCGTGCTCGAAGCGCCGTCGCCGCTGATGACGACGCGCAACATCGTGCACCTCGACGCGGACCGCGTGTACTGGACCACCGAAGTCACCTACGACCGGTTCCCGGCCCGCCAGCTGTGGGCCCTCGCCGTGCCGATCCACGACCTCGTCATCCCGGCGCGGTTGCGGCACGCCGCCGGTCGGGTACGGCCCGGTGACCTCCAGCATCAGCTCGTCACAACCTTCCAGCGACGGCTCGGCAACCCGGTGCTGTCGCGGCTCCCCGGCCAGACCCTGCTCGAAACCACCGGCCGCACCTCGGGCCTCCCCCGCCAAACCCCGATCGGCGGCCGACGAGTCGGCCAGGAATTCTGGCTGGTGTCCGAATTCGGCGAGCGGTCGCAGTACGTGCGCAACATCCAGGCCGACCCGAACGTCCGCCTGCGCCTGCACGGCCGCTGGCTGCGCGGGGTCGCCCACCTGCTTCCCGACGACGACGCCCGCGCGCGGCTGAAGTCGTTGCCGCGCCTGAACAGCACGGCGGTGCAGGCGTTCGGCACCGACCTGCTGACGATCCGGATCGACCTCGGTTAG
- a CDS encoding LLM class flavin-dependent oxidoreductase gives MTGLTGPRLAVALEGAGWHPAAWREADARPADLLTAGYWAELVREAEAAHLDFVTFEDFLSLRDPAEPAARADRAQARLDAVLLASRIAPLTSNIGLIPTAVVTHTEPFHLSKAIATLDYVSTGRAGVRVQVSGSPAEFQHFGRRTPPEVADLFEEAADYVEVLRRLWDSWEDDAEIRDVATGRFIDRDKLHYIDFEGRWFSVKGPSITPRPPQGQPIVAALAHGPDAYRLAARQADVVYVTPNDRAHAASIIDEIGAPVQVFADLAVFLDETEQAAADRKARLDERAEFISDAHVFTGTPAQLADLLLDWHAAGLTGFRLRPGALPHDLTAITRALVPELRDRGAFRSGYEASTLRELLGLQRPANRYAA, from the coding sequence ATGACAGGGCTCACCGGACCACGGCTCGCCGTCGCGCTGGAAGGCGCCGGCTGGCATCCGGCCGCGTGGCGCGAAGCCGACGCCCGCCCGGCCGACCTGCTCACCGCCGGATACTGGGCTGAGCTGGTCCGAGAAGCCGAAGCCGCGCACCTGGACTTCGTCACCTTCGAGGACTTCCTCTCCCTGCGCGATCCCGCCGAACCGGCCGCCCGCGCCGACCGTGCGCAAGCCCGGCTCGACGCGGTGTTGCTCGCCTCGCGGATCGCGCCGCTGACGTCGAACATCGGCCTGATCCCGACCGCCGTGGTCACCCACACGGAGCCGTTCCACCTGTCGAAGGCGATCGCGACGCTCGACTACGTCAGCACCGGCCGAGCCGGGGTCCGCGTGCAGGTTTCCGGAAGTCCGGCGGAATTCCAGCACTTCGGCCGCCGCACGCCGCCCGAGGTCGCCGATCTGTTCGAGGAAGCCGCTGATTACGTCGAGGTGCTGCGCCGGCTGTGGGACAGCTGGGAGGACGACGCCGAGATCCGCGACGTCGCCACCGGCCGGTTCATCGACCGCGACAAACTGCACTACATCGACTTCGAGGGCCGCTGGTTCTCCGTCAAAGGCCCGTCCATCACGCCGCGTCCGCCGCAGGGCCAGCCGATCGTCGCCGCACTCGCGCACGGTCCCGACGCCTATCGCCTCGCCGCTCGCCAGGCCGACGTCGTGTACGTGACCCCGAACGACCGCGCGCACGCCGCGTCGATCATCGACGAAATCGGTGCGCCCGTTCAGGTTTTCGCCGACCTGGCGGTCTTCCTCGACGAAACCGAGCAGGCCGCCGCCGACCGCAAGGCCCGGCTGGACGAGCGCGCCGAGTTCATCTCCGACGCGCATGTCTTCACCGGCACCCCGGCTCAGCTGGCCGATCTCCTGCTCGACTGGCACGCCGCAGGCCTGACCGGCTTCCGGCTCCGCCCCGGCGCCCTGCCGCACGACCTCACCGCCATCACCCGCGCGCTGGTCCCCGAACTGCGCGACCGGGGCGCGTTCCGCTCCGGTTACGAGGCCTCGACCCTGCGCGAGCTGCTCGGCCTGCAGCGCCCGGCCAACCGCTACGCCGCCTGA
- a CDS encoding 3-hydroxyanthranilate 3,4-dioxygenase, translated as MTAIPPVFDFAAWIKEHEDELKPPVNNKQMWAPMGDFIVQVVGGPNQRTDFHLDPYEEWFYQYKGDMHVNLMTDDGPRRVDIREGEMWMLPRNVHHSPQRPQEGSIGIVIERIREEGTLEKFVWFCLECDAKVHEVELQVRDIVDDLPPVFEQFYSSEKARTCGACGTLHPGKG; from the coding sequence ATGACCGCCATCCCGCCCGTGTTCGATTTCGCCGCGTGGATCAAGGAGCACGAGGACGAGCTGAAGCCGCCGGTCAACAACAAGCAGATGTGGGCCCCGATGGGCGATTTCATCGTGCAGGTCGTCGGCGGGCCGAACCAGCGGACCGACTTCCACCTCGACCCGTACGAGGAATGGTTCTACCAGTACAAGGGCGACATGCACGTCAACCTCATGACCGACGACGGCCCGCGGCGCGTCGACATCCGCGAGGGCGAGATGTGGATGCTGCCGCGCAACGTGCACCATTCGCCGCAGCGTCCGCAGGAGGGGTCGATCGGGATCGTGATCGAGCGGATCCGCGAGGAGGGGACGCTCGAGAAGTTCGTGTGGTTCTGCCTGGAGTGCGACGCGAAGGTGCACGAGGTCGAGTTGCAGGTGCGGGACATCGTCGACGATCTGCCGCCGGTGTTCGAGCAGTTCTACTCGTCCGAGAAAGCCCGGACCTGCGGGGCGTGCGGGACGCTGCACCCGGGGAAGGGCTGA
- a CDS encoding amidohydrolase family protein, whose product MRAIDVHSHFVPHGWPDLGEGMPWLRAETEREAMIMVGSEEFRRIRSDCWDASVRLRDMDADGIEAQVVSPTPVFFGYDTSPGQGEKIARVFNDLALEICAPAPDRLIPFCQVPLQDTDAACRELDRAVTAGHRGVEIGNHVGDRDLDDAGVVTFLQHAASLGVPVFVHPWDMPLAPRLDRWMARWLTGMPAETHLSIIAMILGGVFDRVPPSLRICFAHGGGSFAFWLGRLENAWHQRADIIATSEKPPSEYVGRFSVDSVVFTEAALRNLVDTLGAGQVMVGSDYPYPLGERPAGGVVRRAEFLDEASRELLLRGNAKRFLG is encoded by the coding sequence GTGCGCGCGATCGACGTCCACAGCCATTTCGTCCCGCATGGCTGGCCTGATCTCGGCGAGGGAATGCCGTGGCTGCGCGCGGAAACCGAGCGCGAGGCCATGATCATGGTCGGGTCGGAGGAGTTCCGCCGGATCCGGTCCGACTGCTGGGACGCGTCCGTCCGCTTGCGCGACATGGACGCTGACGGCATCGAAGCGCAGGTCGTGTCGCCGACGCCGGTGTTCTTCGGCTACGACACGAGTCCCGGGCAGGGCGAGAAGATCGCGCGGGTCTTCAACGACCTCGCGCTGGAGATCTGCGCGCCCGCGCCGGACCGGCTGATCCCGTTCTGCCAGGTTCCGTTGCAGGACACCGACGCCGCGTGCCGCGAGCTGGACCGCGCGGTGACAGCCGGGCACCGGGGCGTGGAAATCGGCAACCACGTCGGTGACCGCGACCTCGACGATGCGGGTGTCGTGACGTTCCTGCAGCACGCGGCGTCGCTCGGCGTGCCGGTTTTCGTGCACCCGTGGGACATGCCGCTCGCGCCGCGCCTCGACCGCTGGATGGCGCGGTGGCTGACCGGGATGCCCGCGGAGACGCATCTGTCGATCATCGCGATGATCCTCGGCGGGGTGTTCGACCGGGTGCCGCCGAGCTTGCGGATCTGCTTCGCCCACGGCGGCGGGTCGTTCGCCTTTTGGCTGGGACGGTTGGAGAACGCTTGGCATCAGCGGGCGGACATCATCGCCACGTCGGAGAAGCCGCCGTCGGAGTATGTGGGGCGGTTCAGTGTCGATTCGGTCGTGTTTACCGAGGCGGCGCTCCGGAATCTGGTGGATACGCTGGGGGCGGGGCAGGTGATGGTGGGGAGCGATTATCCGTATCCGCTGGGGGAGCGCCCGGCTGGCGGGGTGGTGCGGCGGGCGGAGTTTCTGGACGAGGCTTCGCGGGAGTTGTTGTTGCGGGGGAACGCGAAGCGGTTCCTGGGCTAA
- a CDS encoding 2-keto-4-pentenoate hydratase — MTIEERAALLDQAAATGQAIPQLTSSEPMSLETAYAVQHKGIALREGRGETLAGVKLGFTSKAKAEQMGVSDVIIGSLTDRMRIEDGGTFDASRGVHPRVEPEVAFRLGPDGELVAVAPALEIIDSRYRDFRFSLADVVADNTSASAFVLGPWTKIDQVAALAVELLFDGEVVATGSTADILGDPLRALPAAQRMAAAYGHRLLSGSVLLAGAATAAVALKAGTHVEARVAGLGSVSVRTKEG, encoded by the coding sequence ATGACCATCGAGGAACGGGCGGCGCTGCTTGACCAGGCGGCTGCCACCGGGCAGGCGATTCCACAGCTCACCAGCAGCGAGCCGATGAGCCTGGAGACGGCGTATGCCGTGCAGCACAAAGGAATCGCGCTGCGTGAAGGGCGCGGGGAGACGCTGGCGGGCGTCAAGCTGGGCTTCACGAGCAAGGCGAAGGCCGAGCAGATGGGCGTTTCCGACGTCATCATCGGCTCGCTGACCGACCGCATGCGGATCGAGGACGGCGGAACGTTCGACGCCAGCCGCGGCGTGCATCCGCGGGTCGAACCCGAGGTCGCCTTCCGGCTTGGTCCGGACGGCGAGCTGGTCGCCGTCGCGCCCGCGCTGGAGATCATCGACAGCCGTTACCGGGACTTCCGGTTCAGCCTGGCGGACGTCGTCGCCGACAACACCTCGGCGTCGGCTTTCGTGCTCGGGCCGTGGACGAAGATCGACCAGGTGGCCGCGCTGGCCGTTGAACTGCTCTTCGACGGCGAGGTCGTCGCCACCGGATCGACCGCCGACATCCTCGGCGACCCGCTGCGCGCGCTTCCCGCCGCACAGCGGATGGCCGCCGCGTACGGGCACCGTCTGCTCAGCGGGTCGGTGCTCCTCGCCGGTGCGGCGACCGCCGCCGTGGCGCTGAAAGCGGGAACGCATGTCGAGGCGCGGGTCGCCGGGCTCGGCTCGGTTTCCGTGCGGACAAAGGAGGGATGA
- a CDS encoding RidA family protein: protein MAQAHVVAGKATPRGRFPHVKVVGDLVFVSGTSSRRPDNTFAGAEADEFGVTTLDIRAQTRAVIENIRDILAAAGAGLEDLAQVTVFLVNMNDFGGYNEVYGEFFDETGPARTTVAVHQLPHPHLLIEIQAIARIPGKEER, encoded by the coding sequence GTGGCGCAAGCCCATGTCGTCGCCGGGAAGGCGACGCCGCGCGGGCGGTTCCCGCACGTCAAGGTGGTCGGGGACCTCGTGTTCGTCTCCGGCACCAGCAGCAGGCGCCCGGACAACACCTTCGCCGGCGCGGAGGCCGACGAGTTCGGCGTGACCACTTTGGACATCCGGGCGCAGACGCGCGCGGTGATCGAGAACATCCGCGACATCCTGGCCGCGGCCGGCGCGGGGCTCGAAGACCTCGCGCAGGTGACCGTGTTCCTGGTCAACATGAACGATTTCGGCGGGTACAACGAGGTCTACGGCGAGTTCTTCGACGAGACCGGCCCGGCCCGCACGACTGTCGCGGTGCACCAGCTGCCGCATCCGCATCTGCTCATCGAGATCCAGGCGATCGCCCGGATCCCCGGCAAGGAGGAACGATGA
- a CDS encoding NtaA/DmoA family FMN-dependent monooxygenase (This protein belongs to a clade of FMN-dependent monooxygenases, within a broader family of flavin-dependent oxidoreductases, the luciferase-like monooxygenase (LMM) family, some of whose members use coenzyme F420 rather than FMN.), whose product MTAKQIHLAAHFPGVNNTTVWSDPEAGSHIEFSSFVKLAQTAERAKFDFFFLAEGLRLREQGGEIYDLDVVGRPDTFTVLSALAAVTNRLGLAGTINSTFNEPFEVARQFASLDHLSAGRAAWNVVTSWDAFTGENFRRGGFLPQDQRYSRAETFLRTAWELFDSWRGDELLADKESGRFLADGGDFAHHDEHFDISGRFPVPRSPQGRPVTIQAGDSEEGREFAAATADAIFTRHGTLEAGQAFYQDVKGRLAKYGRAPHELVILPAATFVLGDTDAEAHELAHEVRLQQVSEQTAIKFLEQLWNTDLSDHDPNGPLPSFDPTVGDLISKGRASVRMHRDPVATANEWRQLAEAKHLSSRELIIEVTGRQNFIGSAETVASTMNELVQADASDGFILVPHVTPGGLDRFADEVVPRLQERGVFRENYSGPTLRDHLGLA is encoded by the coding sequence ATGACTGCCAAGCAAATCCACCTCGCCGCGCACTTTCCCGGGGTCAACAACACCACCGTGTGGAGCGATCCCGAAGCGGGCAGCCACATCGAGTTCAGCTCGTTCGTCAAGCTGGCCCAGACCGCCGAACGCGCGAAGTTCGACTTCTTCTTCCTCGCCGAAGGCCTGCGGCTGCGGGAACAGGGCGGCGAAATCTACGACCTGGACGTCGTCGGCCGCCCCGACACCTTTACTGTGCTTTCCGCGCTGGCGGCCGTCACCAATCGCCTCGGCCTGGCCGGAACCATCAACTCCACCTTCAACGAACCGTTCGAGGTGGCCCGGCAATTCGCCTCCCTGGACCACCTTTCCGCCGGCCGGGCCGCGTGGAACGTCGTCACGTCCTGGGACGCCTTCACCGGCGAAAACTTCCGCCGCGGCGGCTTCCTCCCGCAAGACCAGCGTTACTCGCGGGCCGAAACCTTCCTGCGCACCGCGTGGGAGCTCTTCGACTCGTGGCGCGGCGACGAACTCCTCGCGGACAAGGAATCCGGCCGCTTCCTGGCCGACGGCGGCGACTTCGCCCACCACGACGAGCACTTCGACATCTCCGGCCGCTTCCCGGTCCCGCGCAGCCCGCAAGGCCGCCCGGTCACCATCCAAGCCGGGGACTCCGAAGAAGGCCGAGAATTCGCCGCCGCGACCGCCGACGCCATCTTCACCCGCCACGGCACCCTCGAAGCAGGCCAAGCGTTCTACCAGGACGTCAAGGGCCGCCTGGCGAAATACGGCCGCGCCCCGCACGAGCTGGTCATCCTGCCCGCCGCCACCTTCGTCCTCGGCGACACCGACGCCGAAGCGCACGAACTCGCCCACGAGGTCCGGTTGCAGCAGGTCAGCGAGCAGACCGCGATCAAGTTCCTCGAACAGCTCTGGAACACCGACCTCAGCGACCACGACCCGAACGGCCCGCTCCCGTCCTTCGACCCGACGGTCGGCGACCTGATCTCGAAGGGCCGCGCGAGCGTCCGCATGCACCGCGACCCGGTCGCGACCGCTAACGAGTGGCGGCAACTGGCGGAGGCGAAGCACCTGTCGAGCCGGGAACTGATCATCGAGGTCACCGGACGACAGAACTTCATCGGCTCCGCTGAGACTGTCGCGTCCACCATGAACGAACTCGTGCAGGCGGACGCGTCGGACGGGTTCATCCTGGTCCCGCACGTGACGCCGGGCGGGCTGGACCGGTTCGCCGACGAGGTGGTGCCGAGGCTGCAGGAGCGCGGGGTGTTCCGGGAGAACTACAGCGGGCCCACGTTGCGGGATCACCTCGGGTTGGCTTAG
- a CDS encoding aminoglycoside phosphotransferase family protein, with translation MPMNRMHTGEAEIDDELVRRLVAAQFPQWAGLAVSRVASSGTENAMFRLGGELVVRLPRLVRGAAEIGHEQRWLRWLAPRLPVAVPEVLGEGRPGEGFEWDWSVLRWLPGVNPDFGDAQVARDLGAFVKALRGLDTAGAPEVSRGRPLRTRDAPTRDAIAQIGGDPAYVAAWEKALAAPEWGGDPVWLHADLSPGNVLVDDGGLTAVLDFAGVGIGDPAVDVIPAWNTFAAAEREVFREAVGVDDATWERGRGWALSIALIQLPYYRETNPVLAANARRTIEAVLED, from the coding sequence ATGCCGATGAATCGGATGCACACCGGCGAAGCGGAAATCGACGACGAGCTCGTTCGTCGCCTCGTCGCGGCCCAGTTTCCGCAGTGGGCCGGGCTGGCGGTCTCGCGCGTCGCCTCGTCGGGGACGGAAAACGCGATGTTCCGGCTCGGCGGCGAGCTGGTGGTCCGGCTGCCGCGCCTGGTTCGCGGGGCCGCCGAGATCGGCCACGAACAGCGCTGGCTGCGGTGGCTCGCGCCTCGGCTGCCGGTCGCCGTGCCGGAAGTGCTCGGCGAAGGACGGCCGGGCGAAGGTTTCGAATGGGACTGGTCGGTGCTGCGCTGGCTGCCCGGCGTCAACCCGGATTTCGGCGACGCGCAGGTCGCACGGGATTTGGGTGCGTTCGTGAAAGCGTTGCGCGGCCTGGATACTGCGGGCGCACCGGAGGTCAGCCGGGGTCGTCCGCTGCGCACGCGGGACGCGCCGACCCGGGACGCGATCGCACAGATCGGTGGTGACCCGGCGTATGTCGCAGCGTGGGAGAAGGCGCTCGCGGCACCCGAGTGGGGCGGGGATCCGGTGTGGCTGCACGCGGATCTGTCGCCGGGGAATGTGCTGGTCGACGACGGCGGGCTGACTGCGGTGCTGGATTTCGCGGGAGTCGGGATCGGCGATCCGGCGGTGGACGTGATCCCGGCGTGGAACACGTTCGCGGCGGCCGAGCGGGAGGTCTTCCGCGAGGCGGTGGGCGTGGATGACGCGACGTGGGAGCGCGGGCGGGGCTGGGCGTTGTCGATCGCGCTGATCCAGCTGCCGTACTACCGGGAGACGAATCCGGTGCTGGCGGCGAATGCGCGGCGCACCATCGAGGCCGTGTTGGAAGACTGA
- a CDS encoding 2-hydroxymuconic semialdehyde dehydrogenase — MAAELHNVVGGTRVAGRRTFEKIDPVDGSLVAHVHEAGPDVVDAAVAAARAALDGPWGRASVAERTALLRRIADRIEERFEDFVAAEVRDTGKPEHLARELDVARAATNFRSFADTVAAAGLDSFLTELPNGRKALNYAVPKPLGVVAVIVPWNLPLLLLTWKVAPALACGNAVVVKPSEETPSTAALLAEVIAEAGAPAGVYNVVHGFGPDSAGEYLTTHRGIDGVTFTGESRTGSAIMRAVAPSVRPVSFELGGKNAAVVFADCDLEKTLDGLARSVFLNTGQVCLCTERVYVERSVFDAVASGLAERATALRLGRPDAPDTTTGPLISQQHRKKVQSYLDLAVAEGATVLTGGSAPELGPDLAGGSWIEPTLWTGLDNSARVVREEVFGPVAALIPFDTEDEAVRLANDTDYGLAAAVWTTDLERGHRVAQQMRVGMAWVNTWYLRDLRSPFGGVGLSGIGREGGLHSMHFYTQPTNVCVQL, encoded by the coding sequence ATGGCTGCGGAACTCCACAACGTCGTCGGCGGGACCCGGGTCGCGGGGCGGCGCACCTTCGAGAAGATCGACCCGGTCGACGGGTCGCTCGTCGCGCACGTCCACGAGGCCGGGCCGGACGTGGTCGACGCCGCGGTCGCTGCTGCGCGCGCCGCGCTGGACGGGCCGTGGGGTCGCGCCTCGGTGGCTGAGCGCACCGCCTTGCTGCGCCGGATCGCGGACCGGATCGAGGAGCGGTTCGAGGATTTCGTCGCCGCCGAGGTCCGCGACACCGGAAAGCCGGAGCACCTGGCTCGTGAGCTGGACGTCGCGCGGGCGGCGACGAACTTCCGGTCTTTCGCCGACACGGTCGCGGCGGCAGGTCTCGATTCCTTTCTCACCGAGTTGCCAAACGGCCGCAAGGCGCTGAACTACGCCGTGCCCAAACCGCTCGGCGTGGTCGCGGTGATCGTGCCGTGGAACCTGCCGCTGTTGCTGCTGACCTGGAAGGTCGCGCCAGCGCTGGCCTGCGGGAACGCGGTGGTGGTCAAGCCGTCGGAGGAGACGCCGTCGACCGCGGCCCTGCTCGCCGAGGTGATCGCGGAGGCGGGTGCGCCGGCCGGGGTGTATAACGTCGTTCACGGCTTCGGACCGGACTCCGCCGGGGAGTACCTCACCACCCACCGCGGCATTGACGGCGTGACTTTCACCGGCGAATCCCGGACCGGCTCGGCGATCATGCGCGCTGTCGCTCCGTCGGTACGGCCGGTTTCCTTTGAGCTGGGCGGAAAGAACGCGGCGGTGGTGTTCGCGGACTGCGACCTCGAGAAGACTCTCGACGGCCTCGCCCGGTCGGTTTTCCTGAACACCGGGCAGGTGTGCCTGTGCACGGAGCGGGTCTACGTCGAGCGCTCCGTCTTCGACGCGGTCGCGAGCGGGCTCGCCGAACGGGCAACGGCGTTGCGGCTGGGCCGACCGGACGCTCCGGACACCACGACGGGGCCGTTGATCTCCCAGCAGCACCGGAAGAAAGTCCAGTCCTATTTGGACCTCGCGGTGGCCGAGGGGGCGACGGTGCTGACCGGCGGTTCGGCGCCGGAACTCGGGCCGGACCTCGCGGGCGGGTCGTGGATCGAACCGACACTGTGGACCGGGCTGGACAACTCCGCGCGGGTTGTGCGCGAGGAGGTCTTCGGGCCGGTTGCGGCGCTGATCCCGTTCGACACCGAGGATGAGGCGGTCCGGCTGGCGAACGACACCGACTACGGGCTCGCCGCTGCCGTCTGGACCACTGACCTGGAGCGAGGGCACCGCGTCGCGCAGCAGATGCGGGTCGGGATGGCCTGGGTCAACACCTGGTACCTGCGGGACCTGCGCTCGCCGTTCGGCGGCGTCGGGCTTTCCGGCATCGGCCGGGAGGGCGGCCTGCACTCGATGCACTTCTACACCCAGCCGACGAATGTGTGCGTGCAGCTATGA
- a CDS encoding zinc-binding alcohol dehydrogenase family protein, translating to MRALSITRYGGPEVLEEIEVPEPVPGPGEVTITVSHASVGLIDALIRRGTLAEYDYAPKPPLVPGLEVAGTIRAAGPGSGFSVGDEVVTLTLPGMGGYADVKLAPAALVVPLAGAGVERAQAVAGLANTVTAYLSLTEAVRLPKDARVLVHGALGGLASVYPEVARLLGAREVVGTVRRPEQVEAAKQLGFDRVVLSGELGELREERFEIIVDPVGGDLRIESLDLLAPMGRMLVVGSAGSETAALVDSNAVWGKNIGVIGFNVGGFLAADPAPARPAADAVLPLYTDGRIRLPVTVLPMTEAREAHRRMDAGEAVGRLVLAN from the coding sequence ATGCGCGCTTTGTCCATCACTCGCTACGGCGGTCCCGAGGTCCTCGAAGAGATCGAGGTGCCCGAGCCCGTTCCGGGGCCGGGCGAAGTGACTATCACGGTCTCGCACGCGTCCGTCGGGCTGATCGACGCGCTGATCCGCCGCGGCACGCTCGCCGAGTACGACTACGCGCCGAAGCCGCCGCTCGTGCCGGGGCTCGAGGTCGCGGGCACGATCCGCGCGGCCGGTCCGGGCAGCGGCTTCTCGGTCGGGGACGAGGTCGTCACGCTCACTCTGCCCGGAATGGGCGGATACGCCGACGTCAAGCTCGCGCCCGCCGCTCTCGTCGTGCCGCTGGCCGGCGCCGGAGTGGAGCGTGCGCAGGCGGTCGCCGGACTGGCGAACACCGTGACGGCCTACCTTTCGCTCACCGAGGCCGTGCGGCTGCCGAAGGACGCGCGCGTGCTCGTGCACGGTGCGCTCGGCGGTCTTGCCTCGGTGTATCCCGAGGTGGCGCGGCTGCTCGGCGCGCGCGAGGTCGTCGGCACGGTCCGGCGGCCCGAGCAGGTCGAGGCGGCGAAGCAACTCGGCTTCGACCGCGTCGTGCTGTCCGGCGAACTTGGCGAACTGCGCGAGGAGCGGTTCGAGATCATCGTCGACCCGGTGGGCGGCGACTTGCGGATCGAATCGCTGGACCTGCTCGCGCCGATGGGCCGCATGCTGGTAGTCGGCAGTGCGGGCAGCGAAACCGCCGCGCTGGTGGACTCGAACGCCGTGTGGGGCAAGAACATCGGCGTGATCGGCTTCAACGTGGGCGGTTTCCTGGCCGCCGACCCCGCGCCTGCCCGTCCCGCCGCGGACGCCGTCCTCCCGCTGTACACCGACGGCCGGATCCGGCTGCCGGTCACCGTCCTGCCGATGACGGAGGCGCGCGAGGCGCACCGCCGGATGGACGCGGGCGAGGCCGTCGGACGGCTGGTGCTCGCCAACTAG